From Oscillatoria sp. FACHB-1407, a single genomic window includes:
- a CDS encoding DUF6817 domain-containing protein produces MIDSQTSKEVHFPTSQLSKKYAQTNIQLFNQLCASGYSEDALKSIMNSYRLALDLFSGWFRPSGKTFISHLIGTASILGSMNMPTSVVSAGLLHAIYTHGNLGSFYKGRVPKLVRKKIVNLVGVETEEYIFSFTNLKKATLTHKNIDILNSMERNTLVIRLANELEERLDFGLLHCGKDKQEKYSHVFHISLVNIAVNLGYPNLAAELDIAFKENNSLNFPQGLYDENNQSASYFVSPYKVQGYSLQFIRKIKVLSFKLFSVFSS; encoded by the coding sequence ATGATTGATTCCCAAACATCCAAGGAAGTTCATTTTCCAACCAGCCAGTTGAGCAAAAAATATGCTCAGACGAACATCCAATTGTTTAATCAGCTATGTGCTTCTGGTTATTCTGAGGACGCTCTAAAGAGCATCATGAATAGCTATAGATTGGCTTTAGATTTGTTTTCAGGTTGGTTTCGTCCCTCTGGGAAAACGTTCATCTCTCACCTAATCGGTACCGCCAGCATTTTAGGTAGCATGAATATGCCTACGTCAGTGGTTTCAGCTGGGTTACTCCATGCGATATACACACACGGAAACTTAGGATCATTCTATAAAGGACGAGTTCCGAAATTAGTGCGTAAAAAAATTGTGAACTTAGTTGGCGTAGAAACTGAGGAATATATTTTTAGCTTCACTAACCTAAAGAAAGCCACACTTACTCATAAAAACATTGATATACTTAACTCAATGGAGCGCAATACTTTAGTCATTCGCTTAGCGAATGAGCTTGAAGAACGCCTTGATTTTGGGCTTCTTCATTGTGGAAAGGATAAGCAGGAAAAATATTCTCATGTCTTTCATATATCTCTAGTAAACATAGCAGTAAACTTGGGATATCCAAATTTGGCAGCCGAACTTGATATCGCTTTCAAGGAAAACAACAGTTTGAATTTTCCTCAAGGTTTATATGATGAGAATAATCAAAGTGCTTCTTACTTTGTAAGTCCTTATAAGGTGCAAGGATATTCACTTCAGTTCATACGAAAGATTAAAGTTTTATCCTTTAAACTTTTTTCTGTTTTTTCATCTTAA
- a CDS encoding glycosyltransferase translates to MKILFLDQSGKLGGAELSLADVASAYRESCLVGLFADGPFRELLERQQIPVKTLTQQSIQVRKDSNIFQSLGSVGSLLPLVMKVANLAREYDLIYANTQKALVVGAIASLLSRCPLVYHLRDILSDEHFSSTNRRVAVTLANRFARLVIANSKATQTAFITAGGRSDISTVVYNGFMPEDYQISKERSQQTRQELGFDQHFVVGHFSRLSPWKGQHVLLEALASCPDDVAAIFVGDALFGEQDYAQSLRQQVAALGLEGRVKFLGFRSDVIPLMAACNLIAHTSTAPEPFGRVIVEAMLCERPVVAAEAGGAIELVEHGKTGWLCSPGNAKALADIISCCKTMPEAAIAIAKEAKAHASQQFDLMTTNHQLASLIEQCLKAETSLK, encoded by the coding sequence ATGAAAATTCTATTTTTAGATCAAAGCGGTAAGTTAGGAGGAGCCGAGTTATCTTTAGCGGACGTCGCCAGTGCCTACCGCGAGAGCTGTTTAGTGGGGTTGTTCGCAGATGGTCCCTTTCGGGAACTGTTGGAACGGCAGCAGATACCAGTGAAAACTTTAACGCAACAGTCCATTCAAGTTCGCAAAGACAGCAACATATTTCAAAGTTTAGGGAGCGTGGGTTCGCTGCTACCGCTAGTCATGAAAGTTGCTAACCTGGCTCGTGAATACGATCTGATTTATGCCAACACTCAAAAAGCGTTAGTGGTGGGAGCGATCGCTAGCCTATTGTCGCGATGTCCACTGGTCTACCATTTGCGAGACATTCTATCGGATGAGCACTTCAGCTCTACAAATCGTCGAGTTGCAGTCACCCTTGCAAATCGTTTTGCTCGACTGGTCATTGCTAACTCTAAAGCGACTCAAACGGCATTTATCACAGCGGGTGGACGCTCCGATATATCCACAGTGGTTTATAACGGTTTTATGCCTGAAGACTATCAAATTTCCAAAGAGCGATCGCAACAAACGAGGCAGGAATTGGGTTTTGATCAACATTTTGTAGTGGGTCATTTTAGCCGATTGTCTCCTTGGAAGGGACAACACGTTTTGCTAGAAGCATTAGCATCCTGCCCAGATGATGTTGCTGCAATTTTTGTGGGCGATGCATTGTTTGGGGAACAGGACTATGCTCAATCTCTACGCCAACAGGTTGCAGCTTTAGGATTAGAGGGCCGCGTGAAGTTTTTGGGTTTTCGCTCTGACGTTATTCCACTAATGGCAGCTTGCAATCTGATAGCTCATACTTCTACCGCACCGGAACCGTTTGGGCGAGTCATTGTTGAAGCAATGTTGTGTGAACGTCCAGTTGTAGCGGCTGAAGCAGGAGGAGCTATTGAGCTAGTGGAGCACGGTAAAACAGGTTGGCTTTGTTCACCTGGAAATGCTAAAGCCCTCGCAGATATAATTTCATGTTGTAAGACGATGCCAGAAGCGGCGATCGCGATCGCCAAAGAAGCGAAAGCGCACGCTAGCCAACAATTTGACTTGATGACAACAAACCACCAACTTGCTAGTTTGATTGAACAATGTCTGAAGGCTGAAACTTCCTTGAAGTAG
- a CDS encoding O-antigen ligase domain-containing protein, with amino-acid sequence MTSPVIDPSNIRSSHRKGSIAILGLAIFLTVFLSAGAGRILIPLFPLSTLVVGFFLYFQAPVLYVSFTWWMWFLAPVIRRMIDYQSGYLTPGPWTLVSTLVTFISVITLIKYLPRIKKQEAFPFILCSGAVFYGFFIGLINNEASSSVLTFLGWINPILLGFHLYIHWERYPIYSRHLQKTFLWGVLVMGVYGLYQYFVAPEWDRFWLRSIEASSFGDPEPLGIRVCSTMDAPQPFAAVMMAGLILLFSNNENLRFASMATGYLAFLLSLARSAWLNWAASFLILFPSLKSALQLRLVITILLALILILPVASIEPFSTVINSRLESFTNTSTDTSYQDRSRGYMELMGDALTELTGKGLGMSINSNSIGSRDSGILSILFSLGWFGTIPYIAGIILLFLKLFQGSESRFDSVASTSRAIALGTFLQIGFNIIFEGSIGIVLWGFLGVGLAAHRYYLHQSQLISN; translated from the coding sequence ATGACTAGTCCAGTAATTGATCCTTCCAATATCAGATCTTCGCATAGGAAAGGATCAATAGCGATTCTGGGTCTGGCGATTTTTCTAACAGTTTTTTTATCAGCAGGTGCAGGTCGGATTCTAATTCCGCTGTTTCCTTTAAGTACTCTTGTAGTAGGCTTCTTTCTCTATTTTCAGGCTCCTGTTCTTTATGTATCTTTTACCTGGTGGATGTGGTTTTTAGCTCCTGTCATTCGTCGCATGATTGATTATCAGAGCGGTTATTTAACACCAGGTCCCTGGACGCTAGTTTCAACACTTGTAACATTCATTTCTGTCATCACTTTAATCAAGTATCTTCCAAGAATTAAGAAACAGGAAGCTTTTCCCTTTATCTTATGTTCCGGAGCAGTTTTTTATGGCTTCTTTATAGGTTTAATTAATAATGAAGCTAGTAGCTCTGTGCTTACTTTTCTAGGGTGGATTAATCCAATTCTTCTGGGGTTTCATCTATACATTCATTGGGAAAGATATCCTATTTATAGCCGACACCTTCAAAAAACTTTTCTATGGGGTGTTTTAGTGATGGGTGTTTATGGGCTTTATCAATACTTTGTCGCTCCTGAATGGGATCGTTTCTGGTTAAGAAGTATTGAAGCATCTTCATTTGGCGATCCAGAACCACTAGGAATTCGAGTTTGTAGCACTATGGATGCCCCACAGCCGTTTGCAGCTGTGATGATGGCTGGTCTAATTCTGTTGTTTAGCAATAATGAGAATTTACGTTTTGCGAGCATGGCGACGGGTTATTTAGCTTTTCTTCTATCCCTAGCTCGATCGGCTTGGTTAAATTGGGCAGCAAGTTTTCTGATTTTGTTTCCATCTCTTAAGTCTGCTTTACAGCTAAGATTAGTAATCACAATTCTGCTTGCCTTGATTCTGATTCTTCCCGTTGCCTCGATCGAGCCGTTTTCTACAGTTATCAACTCTCGTTTGGAATCATTTACAAATACATCAACTGATACTAGTTATCAAGATCGATCAAGAGGATATATGGAGCTAATGGGGGATGCTCTCACTGAGTTAACTGGAAAAGGTTTAGGTATGTCTATCAATAGCAACAGTATTGGTAGTAGAGATAGTGGTATCTTATCAATTCTATTTTCTCTCGGATGGTTTGGAACAATCCCATACATTGCAGGAATTATCCTACTGTTTCTTAAATTATTTCAAGGCTCTGAAAGCCGTTTTGATTCTGTAGCTAGTACATCTCGCGCCATCGCGTTAGGTACGTTTTTACAAATTGGCTTTAACATTATCTTTGAAGGATCTATTGGGATAGTTTTATGGGGCTTTTTAGGTGTGGGATTAGCTGCTCATCGATATTATTTACATCAATCTCAATTGATTTCTAATTAA
- a CDS encoding glycosyltransferase family 4 protein, translating to MSLSILCVGNSWFPTMPGGLNRYVYELIYHLAAEDKVELCGVGLPETSSSLAIELTNLSQPNISTLKRLWSSYTNFKQRSLIKPDAVNLHFAFYSFPLLTSLPKDVPITFTFHGPWALESEREGGGKLSVFFKKWVEQRVYQRCDRFIVLSKAFGMILHDQYEVPLEKIYLIPGGVDIQRFQPNLSREEARAQLNFPQGRKILFAPRRLVHRMGLDKLLLALTYVKRQVPDVWLAIAGKGPLRDALEKQSIELGLEEHVRFLGFLPDEQLPIAYQAADLTVVPSQALEGFGLILLESLACGTPVLCTPVGGMPEILTPFAPQLITESKDIGAIAARLQALLEGELTMPSRTECREYAVTHFDWQKIAQQVRHVLLAKKM from the coding sequence ATGTCTTTATCCATTCTTTGTGTAGGTAATAGCTGGTTTCCTACAATGCCTGGTGGGTTAAACCGCTATGTCTATGAACTCATTTATCACTTAGCTGCTGAGGATAAAGTAGAGTTATGTGGTGTAGGTTTGCCAGAAACTTCGTCCAGTTTGGCGATTGAACTGACTAACTTATCTCAACCAAATATCTCGACGTTGAAACGCTTGTGGTCAAGCTACACTAACTTTAAGCAGAGATCGTTGATAAAGCCAGATGCAGTTAATTTGCATTTTGCTTTTTATAGCTTTCCATTGCTGACAAGTTTGCCTAAGGATGTGCCGATTACGTTTACATTTCATGGTCCCTGGGCATTGGAAAGTGAGCGAGAGGGGGGAGGCAAATTAAGTGTCTTCTTCAAAAAATGGGTAGAACAACGGGTCTATCAACGGTGCGATCGCTTTATTGTGCTCAGCAAAGCATTTGGCATGATTTTGCATGATCAATATGAAGTACCTTTGGAAAAAATTTATTTGATTCCAGGTGGAGTTGATATCCAACGGTTTCAACCCAATCTGTCGCGTGAAGAAGCACGAGCCCAGCTCAATTTCCCACAAGGTCGTAAAATTTTGTTTGCTCCTCGTCGTTTAGTGCACCGAATGGGATTAGACAAATTGCTGTTGGCGTTAACCTACGTTAAGCGACAAGTGCCTGATGTTTGGTTGGCGATCGCTGGTAAAGGACCATTACGCGACGCTTTAGAGAAACAAAGTATTGAACTGGGCTTAGAGGAGCATGTTCGTTTTTTGGGATTTTTACCCGATGAGCAGTTACCTATTGCATATCAAGCAGCAGATTTAACTGTTGTTCCGAGTCAAGCCCTTGAAGGTTTTGGGCTGATTTTACTGGAATCATTAGCCTGTGGCACGCCAGTATTGTGTACTCCAGTCGGTGGAATGCCAGAAATTCTAACTCCCTTTGCCCCGCAACTCATCACTGAATCTAAGGATATAGGGGCGATCGCTGCTCGATTGCAAGCCTTATTAGAAGGTGAATTGACAATGCCGTCGAGAACAGAATGCCGAGAGTACGCTGTTACTCATTTTGATTGGCAGAAGATCGCCCAGCAAGTAAGACACGTCCTGCTTGCAAAGAAAATGTAG
- a CDS encoding glycosyltransferase family 4 protein, with the protein MRILHILNHVKATGNGIVNVAIDLACLQSQLGHDVSIASAGGDYEAILTSHEVQHFLLNQSRTPVSLLLALKNYRRIIQEFQPDIVHAHMMTGVVLACTLRTGFRYAVISTVHNEFQRSAVLMGWADRVIAVSKAVALSMAQRGVSWDKLRVVNNGTLGSPRTKPLKEYQPVTLRRPSITTVAGMYHRKGITELIDAFAQIAIQVPNVHLYLVGYGPDKETFETQAQATQFTDRIHFEGFQSDPQRYLLATDIFVLASHKDPSPLVIPEAREAGCAIVATDVDGIPEALDDGQAGVLVPPLSSEALAIALRDLLEQPEVMQRWRERAKQNLDRLKVSRVCEETLRVYQELI; encoded by the coding sequence ATGCGAATTTTACATATTCTTAACCATGTCAAAGCGACTGGTAACGGGATCGTAAATGTAGCAATCGATTTGGCTTGTTTACAGTCTCAATTAGGACATGATGTAAGTATCGCTTCTGCTGGAGGAGATTACGAAGCAATTTTAACAAGTCATGAAGTTCAACATTTTCTCTTAAATCAATCCCGCACTCCGGTAAGTTTATTACTAGCATTAAAGAACTATCGAAGAATCATTCAAGAGTTCCAACCTGATATTGTTCATGCCCATATGATGACAGGTGTAGTCCTGGCATGTACTTTAAGAACAGGATTTAGATACGCTGTTATTTCCACAGTTCATAACGAATTTCAACGAAGTGCAGTACTCATGGGTTGGGCTGACAGAGTAATTGCTGTTAGTAAAGCAGTTGCTCTGTCTATGGCTCAGCGTGGTGTTTCTTGGGATAAATTGCGAGTCGTCAATAATGGTACCCTTGGTAGTCCCCGCACCAAACCACTTAAGGAATACCAACCTGTAACCCTACGACGCCCCTCCATTACAACCGTAGCCGGAATGTATCACCGCAAAGGGATAACTGAGTTAATTGATGCATTTGCTCAAATAGCTATTCAAGTACCTAATGTTCATTTGTACCTCGTTGGGTATGGACCTGATAAAGAAACGTTTGAAACGCAAGCTCAAGCAACACAGTTTACAGATCGCATTCACTTTGAGGGGTTTCAATCAGATCCTCAGCGGTATTTATTAGCGACTGATATCTTTGTTCTTGCTTCCCATAAAGATCCTTCTCCTTTAGTGATTCCAGAAGCTCGTGAAGCAGGTTGTGCGATCGTGGCAACTGATGTGGATGGTATTCCAGAGGCTTTAGATGATGGGCAAGCAGGTGTATTAGTGCCACCCCTAAGTAGTGAGGCTTTGGCGATCGCTTTACGGGATTTATTAGAACAGCCTGAGGTAATGCAAAGATGGAGAGAACGAGCCAAGCAAAATCTAGACAGGCTCAAAGTGTCTCGTGTGTGTGAGGAAACTTTGAGAGTCTATCAAGAACTAATCTAA
- a CDS encoding glycosyltransferase family 2 protein, with the protein MQEPVVTLVVVPRERFSCARESLESIYEHTDLPFNLVYVDGKSPEEVRLFLENQAKEKGFQLIRTEYYLSPNHARNIGLQYVNTKYLVFVDNDVVVTPGWLSALVNCAEETGATVVGPLTCEGTPIHQKVHFAGGESHIVTDVKGRRLLREKMYKQGQQVMEVKPKLKRVKTELAEFHCVLVRTAIFEQIGLLDEKMLNTKEHLDFCMTVAQAGGEVYFEPDCLVTYVPGPPLETTDVYFYMLRWSDDWTLKSLHHLRDKWNLSENEYFFSKYRKLGWRRRQTIINPLITSFNSKLGYRVVRKILTVADKVFNGYITGIYFARSRRLRGSASLPKNIKPLEN; encoded by the coding sequence ATGCAAGAACCCGTTGTCACTCTCGTTGTTGTTCCCCGTGAACGTTTTAGCTGTGCTCGAGAATCTCTTGAGAGTATCTATGAGCATACTGACTTACCCTTTAACTTGGTTTATGTAGATGGAAAATCACCTGAAGAGGTTCGCCTTTTTCTTGAAAACCAAGCTAAAGAAAAAGGCTTCCAGCTGATACGGACAGAGTATTACCTTTCGCCAAACCACGCTCGAAACATTGGACTACAGTATGTCAACACAAAATATTTAGTGTTTGTTGATAATGATGTTGTAGTTACACCAGGTTGGCTAAGTGCTTTAGTTAACTGTGCCGAAGAGACGGGAGCTACAGTCGTAGGTCCTTTGACTTGTGAGGGTACTCCTATCCACCAAAAAGTTCATTTTGCTGGTGGAGAATCTCATATTGTCACTGATGTAAAGGGACGTAGGCTACTTCGAGAGAAGATGTACAAGCAAGGGCAGCAAGTAATGGAGGTTAAGCCCAAGTTAAAACGAGTGAAGACAGAATTGGCAGAATTTCATTGTGTTTTAGTGCGAACTGCAATTTTTGAGCAAATCGGATTGCTAGATGAAAAAATGCTGAATACGAAAGAGCATCTTGACTTTTGTATGACTGTTGCTCAAGCTGGCGGCGAAGTTTATTTTGAACCAGATTGTCTTGTTACTTATGTACCAGGTCCTCCTCTTGAAACAACTGATGTATATTTTTACATGCTTCGCTGGAGTGATGATTGGACTCTTAAGAGTCTGCATCATCTACGCGATAAATGGAATTTGTCAGAGAACGAATACTTCTTTTCTAAATATAGGAAGCTGGGTTGGCGGCGGAGGCAAACAATTATTAATCCGTTGATTACTTCATTCAATTCTAAGTTAGGTTACCGGGTAGTGAGGAAAATATTGACTGTTGCCGACAAAGTCTTCAATGGCTATATCACAGGCATATACTTTGCTAGAAGTAGACGACTGCGCGGCTCAGCATCTTTGCCAAAAAATATTAAACCTCTTGAGAATTAG
- a CDS encoding glycosyltransferase family 4 protein has product MNILLVIHEQLDPNSGAAGSTFRIGEEYRKLGHNVHYYSMDRLPKKLPSLVQRFLFPEFVATQILQLSRKEHFDVIDASTGDAWFWAKLLRHFHNHPTLLVTRSHGLEHLKNLADREDARLGNLTLSWKYRFYRGSIQLWEVATSMQCADLVFLLNQQERSYAIECLNVKPERAHVFPNGIPDSFLKLPYEPLSDSKTSPLKIAQVSTYIPRKGIHYSAPALNRILRRYPNVQVSFFGTACFECQDVAQVYADFAPEVRDRIQVIPRFQHDQLPTLLRGYHIKLFPPLSEGFGKALVEAMACGLAPITTSTPGPMEIARDGHDAIVVPPRDSQAIENALERLINDRVYLEQLRCNAYSTAQHFSWQSIAQARLCAYEATIHQKNTALHKSYSFFK; this is encoded by the coding sequence ATGAACATTCTGCTTGTTATCCATGAGCAACTTGATCCAAATTCAGGAGCGGCGGGTAGTACTTTTCGCATTGGGGAGGAGTATCGAAAATTAGGACACAATGTACATTACTATTCAATGGACAGGTTACCTAAAAAGTTACCCTCTTTAGTTCAACGCTTTCTATTTCCTGAATTTGTAGCTACTCAAATCTTGCAGCTTTCTCGTAAAGAACACTTTGATGTTATAGATGCCTCTACCGGAGATGCTTGGTTTTGGGCAAAGCTACTCCGCCATTTTCATAATCACCCTACGCTGCTTGTTACTCGCAGTCACGGATTAGAACATTTGAAGAATCTTGCCGACCGAGAAGATGCTCGGCTTGGTAATTTAACCTTAAGTTGGAAGTATAGATTCTATCGAGGTAGCATTCAGTTGTGGGAAGTTGCAACTTCCATGCAGTGCGCTGACTTAGTTTTTCTATTGAACCAGCAAGAACGCAGCTACGCAATTGAATGTTTGAACGTAAAACCTGAACGTGCTCATGTTTTTCCAAATGGTATTCCCGACAGCTTTTTAAAGTTGCCTTACGAGCCTTTATCAGATAGTAAAACTTCCCCGTTAAAGATTGCTCAAGTTAGTACTTATATCCCTCGTAAAGGGATTCACTATAGTGCTCCTGCGCTGAACCGTATTTTGAGACGGTATCCTAACGTACAGGTTTCTTTTTTTGGGACAGCTTGTTTTGAATGTCAAGATGTGGCGCAAGTTTATGCGGATTTTGCTCCTGAGGTGCGCGATCGAATTCAAGTCATTCCTCGATTCCAGCATGATCAGCTACCTACCCTGCTAAGGGGATACCATATTAAACTTTTTCCACCCCTTTCAGAAGGTTTTGGCAAAGCGTTGGTGGAAGCAATGGCGTGTGGATTGGCTCCCATTACCACTTCCACACCAGGACCGATGGAAATTGCACGAGATGGGCATGATGCGATCGTTGTGCCACCGCGCGATAGTCAGGCGATCGAAAATGCGCTAGAACGATTAATCAACGACCGAGTGTATTTAGAGCAATTGCGTTGTAATGCTTACTCAACTGCTCAACACTTTAGCTGGCAATCCATTGCTCAAGCAAGGTTATGTGCTTATGAGGCAACAATACACCAAAAAAATACTGCCTTACATAAATCCTATAGTTTCTTCAAATAA